In one window of Cheilinus undulatus linkage group 23, ASM1832078v1, whole genome shotgun sequence DNA:
- the chrm2a gene encoding muscarinic acetylcholine receptor M2a gives MDVFNFTYWNASEGNDTEVVEESESAYKTVEVVFIVLVAGSLSLVTVIGNILVMLSIKVNRNLQTVNNYFLFSLACADLIIGLCSMNLYTVYIVIGYWPLGPVVCDLWLALDYVVSNASVMNLLIISFDRYFCVTKPLSYPVKRTTKMAGMMIAAAWVLSFILWAPAILFWQFIVGGRTVPEKECYIQFFSNAAVTFGTAIAAFYLPVIIMIQLYWQISRASKSRVKKDNRKPSGANPEPVSPGQRRNNTPKPNNNNVQGEDAGRSPSQHAEDGANHNDGKLQNGKGPSSTTADGETEGEDATRETCAPGEEKESSNDSTSGSVAASNTKDDEVAPSTANSNAETSQPPPRQRAKAGGSKLTCIKIKTKSPKGDCYTPSNATVEIVPATERQNHVARKIVKMTKQAPNKKKKAAPSREKKVTRTIMAILVAFVATWTPYNVMVLINTFCSSCIPNTVWTIGYWLCYINSTINPACYALCNVTFKKTFKHLLLCQYKNIRSAR, from the coding sequence ATGGATGTATTCAATTTCACCTACTGGAATGCCTCTGAAGGCAATGACACAGAAGTTGTGGAAGAGAGTGAGAGCGCCTACAAGACTGTGGAGGTGGTGTTCATCGTGTTGGTGGCTGGTTCCCTTAGCCTGGTCACGGTCATTGGAAATATCCTGGTCATGCTTTCCATCAAAGTTAACAGGAACTTACAGACTGTCAACAACTATTTTTTATTCAGCCTTGCATGTGCTGACCTGATTATCGGACTGTGCTCGATGAACTTGTACACAGTCTACATAGTAATAGGGTACTGGCCCCTGGGGCCGGTGGTGTGTGACTTGTGGTTAGCCTTGGACTATGTCGTCAGTAATGCGTCTGTCATGAATCTTCTCATCATCAGCTTTGACAGATATTTCTGTGTCACCAAGCCCCTCAGCTACCCTGTCAAAAGGACCACCAAGATGGCAGGGATGATGATTGCTGCGGCCTGGGTTCTGTCTTTTATCCTCTGGGCACCAGCCATCCTCTTCTGGCAGTTCATTGTGGGTGGGCGGACAGTGCCTGAGAAGGAGTGCTACATCCAGTTCTTCTCTAATGCCGCAGTCACTTTTGGCACTGCCATCGCCGCTTTTTACCTGCCTGTCATCATCATGATTCAGCTCTACTGGCAGATCTCCAGAGCGAGCAAGAGTCGTGTGAAGAAGGATAACCGCAAGCCTTCAGGAGCCAATCCAGAGCCGGTGTCACCTGGCCAAAGGAGGAATAACACACCCAAACCCAACAACAACAACGTACAGGGGGAGGACGCGGGGCGTTCCCCGAGCCAGCATGCCGAGGATGGAGCTAATCATAATGATGGAAAGCTGCAAAATGGCAAAGGACCTTCCTCCACGACTGCTGATGGAGAAACTGAAGGTGAGGATGCCACAAGAGAGACGTGCGCTCccggagaggagaaagagagctCCAATGATTCAACATCTGGTAGCGTGGCTGCATCCAATACGAAGGATGATGAGGTAGCGCCGTCTACTGCAAACTCCAACGCAGAGACGAGCCAGCCGCCCCCACGTCAGCGAGCCAAGGCAGGGGGCTCAAAGCTTACCTGCATCAAGATCAAGACAAAATCCCCCAAGGGTGACTGCTACACACCATCCAACGCTACCGTTGAGATTGTCCCAGCCACGGAGCGGCAGAACCACGTGGCACGGAAGATCGTAAAGATGACAAAGCAAGCGCcgaacaagaagaagaaagcggCGCCGTCTCGGGAGAAAAAAGTGACCCGGACCATCATGGCCATCCTGGTAGCTTTCGTAGCCACCTGGACTCCTTATAATGTGATGGTGCTTATTAACACCTTCTGCTCCAGCTGCATCCCCAACACAGTGTGGACTATTGGCTACTGGCTGTGCTACATCAACAGCACCATCAACCCGGCCTGCTACGCTCTGTGCAATGTCACATTCAAAAAGACATTCAAACATCTTCTCCTCTGCCAGTACAAAAATATTAGATCAGCCAGATAA